The following proteins are encoded in a genomic region of Sphingopyxis sp. YF1:
- a CDS encoding lipocalin family protein yields MKKPAIIAALGAAVTAPVVWAAWKYIPRPGPVGNPAVPEPAKPVDLVRYGGRWYEQFRYEASFQKGMDAVTADYSLGPDGSVRVVNRGRRGGEVSKFDKSVGRAKVVDRATNAKLKVRFFGPFAGDYWVLDHGDDYDWSIVGEPSGRYLWALTREARPGPEILEHLEDRVRSLGYDWSLVRITAQ; encoded by the coding sequence ATGAAGAAACCGGCAATCATCGCAGCCCTCGGTGCGGCTGTCACGGCGCCTGTCGTCTGGGCGGCCTGGAAATATATTCCGCGACCGGGACCCGTCGGGAACCCCGCCGTGCCCGAACCCGCCAAACCGGTCGATCTCGTTCGTTACGGCGGCCGCTGGTACGAGCAGTTCCGCTACGAGGCTTCCTTCCAGAAAGGCATGGATGCCGTGACCGCCGATTACAGCCTGGGTCCCGACGGCAGCGTTCGCGTCGTCAACCGCGGACGCAGGGGCGGCGAGGTAAGCAAATTTGACAAGTCGGTGGGTAGGGCAAAGGTCGTCGACAGGGCGACCAACGCCAAGCTGAAGGTGCGCTTCTTCGGGCCTTTCGCAGGCGATTATTGGGTTCTCGACCATGGCGACGATTATGACTGGTCGATCGTCGGGGAGCCATCTGGCCGGTATCTCTGGGCGCTGACCCGCGAGGCCCGGCCCGGCCCCGAGATTCTCGAGCATCTCGAAGACCGGGTGCGGTCGCTCGGCTACGACTGGTCGCTGGTCCGGATCACGGCGCAGTAG